In the Verrucomicrobiota bacterium genome, TCTACGAGGGCCGCTTGCTTCCGAAGATCTTCCAGGATCAAGTACTGAACTGTGACGCTGGACCAGGGGTGGTACGGGCCTGCATAGCGGAACCGGATGCTGCCGGTTTCAAGGGGTATGCGATCAATTTGATGAAAGAAGTAAACGATAAGTCGTTTCGACCGATTGATGTTGCAGTCGCTCCGGATGGATCCGTGTTTGTAAGCGATTGGTATGATCCCGTAGTCGGTTGGAACCGGCAATCCGAGGTATCCATAGGCAGGATTTACCGCATTGCGCCAGTCCGTCACCGATATCATATAAAACATGAAGAGTTTAAAACAGCAACCGGAGCTGTAAAGGCTTTGGAAAGTCCCAATAGCGATGTTCGCTTTCGCGCCCGTAAGGCGATTCTGGGTTTCAAGTCAAGCGTGGCCGTTGAGGCTCTTCAACTATTGTATAAAAACCCCAATCCGCGTTTACGCGCCCGTGCCCTCTGGTTACTGGCCGAACTGGAGGGTCATGACCAATTCTGGACTAGAAACGCATTATCAGATGATGATCCCAATATCCGCCTGGCCGCGCTTCGAGCTGCAAGGAGCCAGTCATATAACTTGCAACCATACCTAGACGAGCTGGTTATAGATTCCTCGTCCCGAGTCCGTAGTGAAT is a window encoding:
- a CDS encoding dehydrogenase, yielding NLRNNYEVAIDSFGGLWQSDNDDDGYFGVRLNYILEYGNYGYLDELTGGGWLEPRISQHPEIPKRHWHQNDPGVVPNFLHTGAGSPTGITVYEGRLLPKIFQDQVLNCDAGPGVVRACIAEPDAAGFKGYAINLMKEVNDKSFRPIDVAVAPDGSVFVSDWYDPVVGWNRQSEVSIGRIYRIAPVRHRYHIKHEEFKTATGAVKALESPNSDVRFRARKAILGFKSSVAVEALQLLYKNPNPRLRARALWLLAELEGHDQFWTRNALSDDDPNIRLAALRAARSQSYNLQPYLDELVIDSSSRVRSECAIALREVRSTDSPRYWARLANQLVPGDRWYLEALGIGATGRWDACLEAWWNAGGDWQSIPGSQSNTRVIGAMPGP